In a genomic window of [Empedobacter] haloabium:
- a CDS encoding electron transfer flavoprotein-ubiquinone oxidoreductase translates to MTNLVEQYGPREAMEYDVVIVGGGPAGLSAAIRIKQLAQEKGQEISVVVLEKGGELGAHILSGAVMDPRALTELIPNWKELGAPLNTAVTEDRVLFLTETKAYKTPNFMIPKCLENHGNYVISLGNVVRWLGQQAESLGVEIFPGFPAAEILYNEDGSVKGVATGNMGVKRDGEPGPDFQLGMELHGKYTLFAEGSRGHLGKQLMAKYDLNKGKDPQAYGIGIKELWEIDPAKHQPGLVIHTSGWPLAHDTYGGSFLYHMENNQVVVGYVVGLNYQNPYLSPYEEFQRYKTHPEIRKFFEGGKRISYGARAITAGGLQSLPKLVFPGGALIGCDAGFLNMSRIKGSHAAIKSGMLAAEALVAALGENRQFDELTAYPVAFEQSWLHEELHVARNVKQYLNKGLIYGSIMTGIDQIVFRGKAPWTLHHSEPDHACLKPAANYKPIVYPKPDGKLTFDKLSSVFISNTNHAEDQPVHLTLKNPSVPVDVNLAKYAGPEQRYCPAGVYEFVKNDDGAERLQINAQNCVHCKTCDIKDPTQNIVWVTPEGGGGPNYPNM, encoded by the coding sequence ATGACAAATCTCGTTGAACAGTACGGCCCGCGCGAAGCGATGGAGTATGACGTCGTGATCGTCGGCGGTGGCCCGGCCGGCCTGTCGGCAGCCATTCGCATCAAGCAACTGGCCCAGGAGAAGGGCCAGGAGATTTCCGTTGTCGTACTGGAGAAAGGCGGCGAGCTGGGCGCCCACATCCTGTCCGGCGCCGTCATGGACCCGCGCGCGCTGACCGAGCTGATTCCGAACTGGAAGGAGCTGGGCGCGCCGCTGAACACCGCCGTCACGGAAGACCGCGTGCTGTTCCTGACCGAAACGAAGGCGTACAAGACGCCGAACTTCATGATCCCGAAATGCCTGGAGAACCATGGCAACTACGTGATCTCGCTGGGTAACGTCGTGCGCTGGCTGGGCCAGCAGGCGGAAAGCCTGGGCGTGGAAATCTTCCCCGGCTTCCCCGCCGCCGAGATCCTGTACAACGAGGACGGCTCCGTCAAGGGCGTGGCGACCGGCAATATGGGCGTCAAGCGCGACGGTGAGCCGGGCCCCGACTTCCAGCTGGGCATGGAACTGCACGGCAAGTACACGCTGTTCGCCGAAGGCTCGCGCGGGCACCTGGGCAAGCAGCTGATGGCCAAATACGACCTGAACAAGGGCAAGGACCCGCAGGCCTACGGCATCGGCATCAAGGAACTGTGGGAGATCGACCCGGCCAAGCACCAGCCAGGCCTCGTCATCCACACGTCCGGCTGGCCGCTGGCGCACGACACCTACGGCGGCTCGTTCCTGTACCACATGGAAAACAACCAGGTGGTGGTCGGCTACGTGGTCGGCCTGAACTACCAGAACCCCTACCTGTCGCCGTACGAGGAATTCCAGCGCTACAAGACGCACCCGGAAATCCGCAAGTTCTTCGAAGGCGGCAAGCGCATTTCCTATGGCGCCCGCGCCATCACGGCCGGTGGCCTGCAGTCGCTGCCGAAGCTGGTGTTCCCGGGCGGCGCGCTGATCGGCTGCGACGCCGGCTTCCTCAACATGAGCCGCATCAAGGGCAGCCACGCCGCCATCAAGTCCGGCATGCTGGCCGCCGAGGCGCTGGTGGCCGCGCTGGGCGAAAACCGCCAGTTCGACGAGCTGACGGCCTACCCGGTCGCCTTCGAGCAGTCCTGGCTGCACGAGGAACTGCACGTGGCGCGCAACGTCAAGCAGTACCTGAACAAGGGCCTGATCTACGGTTCGATCATGACCGGTATCGACCAGATCGTCTTCCGCGGCAAGGCGCCCTGGACCTTGCACCACAGCGAGCCGGACCACGCTTGCCTGAAGCCGGCGGCGAACTACAAGCCGATCGTCTATCCGAAGCCGGACGGCAAGCTGACGTTCGACAAGCTCTCTTCCGTGTTCATCTCCAACACGAACCACGCGGAAGACCAGCCGGTGCACCTGACGTTGAAGAACCCGTCGGTGCCGGTGGACGTCAACCTGGCCAAGTACGCCGGCCCGGAACAGCGTTACTGCCCGGCCGGCGTGTACGAGTTCGTCAAGAACGACGACGGCGCCGAGCGCCTGCAGATCAACGCGCAGAACTGCGTGCACTGCAAGACCTGCGACATCAAGGACCCGACCCAGAACATCGTCTGGGTCACGCCGGAAGGCGGGGGCGGGCCAAACTACCCGAATATGTAA
- a CDS encoding SDR family oxidoreductase yields the protein MGIEVNFEGKIALVTGASSGLGARFAKVLASAGAQVVLASRRTERLKELRAEIEADGGAAHVVALDVTDYASIKSAIAHAETEAGPIDILVNNSGVSTTQRLVDVTPEDYSFIMDTNLRGAFFVAQEAAKRMIARAKGDPKKQHRIINIASVAGLRVLPQIGVYCMSKAGIIHMTKAMAVEWGKYGINTNAICPGYISTEINEDYFASEQGRRLIDMLPRKRPGKPEDLDGLMLLLAGDEAHFINGAVISADDGMTAQ from the coding sequence GTGGGCATCGAAGTCAATTTTGAAGGCAAGATCGCGCTGGTCACGGGCGCGTCGTCGGGATTGGGCGCGCGTTTCGCCAAGGTCCTGGCCAGCGCGGGCGCGCAGGTGGTGCTGGCCTCGCGCCGCACCGAGCGGCTGAAGGAACTGCGCGCCGAGATCGAGGCGGATGGCGGCGCCGCCCACGTGGTGGCGCTGGACGTGACGGACTACGCCAGCATCAAGTCCGCCATTGCCCATGCCGAGACGGAGGCGGGTCCCATCGACATCCTCGTCAACAACTCGGGCGTCTCGACCACCCAGCGGCTGGTGGACGTCACGCCGGAAGACTACAGCTTCATCATGGACACCAACCTGCGCGGCGCCTTCTTCGTGGCGCAGGAAGCGGCCAAGCGCATGATCGCGCGCGCCAAGGGCGACCCGAAGAAGCAGCACCGCATCATCAACATCGCCTCCGTCGCCGGGCTGCGCGTGCTGCCGCAGATCGGCGTCTACTGCATGAGCAAGGCCGGCATCATCCACATGACGAAGGCGATGGCGGTGGAGTGGGGCAAATACGGCATCAACACCAACGCGATCTGCCCGGGCTACATCTCGACGGAGATCAACGAGGACTATTTCGCCAGCGAGCAGGGCCGCCGCCTGATCGACATGCTGCCGCGCAAGCGCCCCGGCAAGCCGGAAGACCTGGACGGCCTGATGCTGCTCCTGGCCGGCGACGAGGCGCATTTCATCAATGGCGCCGTCATCTCGGCGGATGATGGCATGACGGCGCAGTGA
- a CDS encoding RHS repeat-associated core domain-containing protein, with protein sequence MTEPTHKLGERPPEVAVAPLNTIDQQDVGAAAAAFDKWLRKISHDYVTLERLSTVAGSLPVIGNIMALIDAIMDIVGVIQKLIAKKEIEFLAWVSLGINLIGVVPLPASSAARMSLRPALHLARQKLAMSAKDIGATVVEVLVVHLNARLAGELETFIDGAMSRLSGILDECAKVADGIVDDLVKILKRCIGKEPLFDVAPPAQAESKLHDPKVQSSWRRMLGAIDRQYKRAANYAAATVARQLPESAVTGVTAIITHLTDFKPAFRGKLAALADEQAQMSIKWILMRLRDAVVKHKKDYAVLMPSTKGARHKKDNPGHELGAASHQSPAMGDANNCKLCPAKGGTGRSISFATGAETFTHTDFVLDAPLPIEWSRTYRSQLVAYDRGNLGARWLTSYSTRIDVVGQGKPTALLYHAADGRSHRYPWLAVGEKHHDPVEQITLTRLSITLLTLDFGKPLPAGAPSPWRETYELTDTVRAKTAEMGKQHFRLIAIHAKDGAALGLRYDHVANGEAVLSDIISKQGDAIVAHAGTQVDANGHIVSLWEIKDGQLVRQLSAYDYNEHGDLIYAQEENAAAWHYQYDRHLVTRYTDRTGRGINLAYDTSIDSGANAKAIREWADDGSHDTRLEWDKNIRLTYVTDALGNETRYYYDIAGYTYRTVYPDGLEEWFYRDNAKNVIRHIHTDGNSEHFRYDDHGNLLTHTRADGSQVHFEYDANHRITGILDPEGGTWKRDYDAQGHLVEEIDPLGNKTQYAYDKAGRPVEVTDAKGGVKKLAYTPDGQLASYTDCSGHSTQWQYDERKRLIKSFDAAGNITRYRYTPVSVETLTLALSEETGNRPGQLEAVIHPDGSEEQLRHDAEGRLLAHIDALQRRTAYRYTAAGLIAQRTDALGHNLRYRWDALGRLSTLENENGSVYRFQYDPVGRLLQEQGFDGKTTDYRYHEGTGVLAETEEAGVTTRLEFDAMGRLMQRRAAAPGQPEQIETFAYYASGQLADAKNEHARLQWFYDPAGNLVREHQHYHGPFHPDKRTAVWHHRYDELNQRIGTTRPDGHRIDWLTYGAGHVHGLLLDGQEIVSFERDALYQETSRTQANGLLQTMKYDPAGRLIEQQLGRKNVEFHPGQYRPDVQVGMQAAIQRRYRYDRSGQLTSIDDTRRGHIEYRYDPIGRLLAANSAMGHETFAFDPASNIQVPNTAQQHQSIATRTLLPKVLDNLLKEYAGTSYRYDERGNLIERLQNGQRDTFEWDAFNRMARAVTRHGVTTYAYDPLGRRIAKHSQASDGATMRNATRTMYGWDGDTLALESSMHHGHATSDRTVHYVYDRNSFTPLVQITQSRIFALAPTTDVKALMVGNDGKYDIAIDPLWNGEYEQEAEPFGKDEIAFYQCDHLGTPQELTDHQGKVAWSAQSRAWGRAKVAISEAAYKAGIRNPIRFQGQYMDDETGLHYNRYRYYDPHIGRFVSSDPIGLQGGLNIHLYAPSPTGWIDPLGLLPSGGTPALIGGDYHPDTVAANSARNQQFYGKKCPTGHAAKAVSLGYRRTNELSHGQPVYTNPKARSALKYISPDADGHNISNGWKGADTIPNLGSRRTRSGTYDEDLNRIGD encoded by the coding sequence ATGACCGAACCCACGCATAAACTTGGCGAGCGCCCGCCCGAGGTCGCCGTCGCGCCGCTGAACACGATTGACCAGCAAGACGTCGGCGCCGCCGCGGCAGCCTTCGACAAATGGCTGCGCAAGATCAGCCACGACTACGTGACCCTCGAGCGCCTGAGTACGGTGGCGGGCAGCCTGCCGGTTATCGGCAACATCATGGCCTTGATCGACGCCATCATGGACATCGTCGGCGTCATCCAGAAGCTCATCGCCAAGAAGGAAATCGAGTTCCTGGCCTGGGTCAGCCTGGGCATCAACCTGATCGGCGTGGTGCCGCTGCCGGCATCGAGCGCGGCGCGCATGAGCCTGCGCCCTGCCCTGCATTTGGCGCGGCAGAAGCTGGCGATGAGCGCCAAGGATATCGGCGCGACGGTGGTCGAGGTGCTGGTCGTGCACCTCAATGCCCGGCTGGCCGGCGAGCTCGAAACTTTCATTGACGGCGCGATGAGCAGGCTGTCGGGCATCCTGGACGAATGCGCCAAGGTGGCCGACGGCATCGTCGACGACCTGGTCAAGATCCTCAAGCGCTGCATCGGCAAGGAACCGCTGTTCGACGTCGCTCCCCCGGCGCAAGCGGAGAGCAAGCTGCACGACCCAAAGGTGCAAAGCAGCTGGCGCCGCATGCTGGGCGCGATCGACCGGCAATACAAGCGGGCCGCGAACTACGCCGCCGCCACGGTGGCGCGCCAACTGCCGGAAAGTGCCGTCACGGGCGTCACGGCCATCATCACGCACCTGACCGACTTCAAGCCGGCGTTTCGCGGCAAGCTGGCCGCCCTGGCCGACGAACAGGCGCAGATGAGCATCAAGTGGATCCTGATGCGCCTGCGCGATGCCGTCGTCAAGCACAAGAAGGACTATGCGGTGCTGATGCCATCCACCAAGGGCGCCCGGCACAAGAAGGACAACCCCGGCCACGAGCTGGGCGCCGCCAGCCATCAAAGCCCGGCCATGGGCGATGCCAACAACTGCAAGCTGTGCCCGGCAAAAGGTGGAACGGGACGGTCGATCAGCTTTGCCACCGGCGCCGAAACGTTTACACATACCGACTTCGTCCTCGATGCCCCGCTGCCGATCGAATGGAGCCGCACCTACCGCAGCCAGCTGGTCGCCTACGATCGCGGCAACCTCGGCGCACGCTGGCTCACGTCGTACAGCACGCGTATCGACGTCGTCGGTCAGGGCAAGCCGACCGCCCTGCTCTATCACGCCGCCGATGGCCGCAGCCACCGCTACCCCTGGCTGGCCGTTGGCGAAAAGCACCACGACCCGGTCGAGCAGATCACGCTGACCCGCTTGAGCATCACGCTGCTGACGCTCGACTTCGGCAAGCCGCTGCCAGCGGGCGCACCCAGCCCCTGGCGTGAAACCTACGAGCTGACCGACACCGTACGGGCCAAAACCGCCGAGATGGGCAAGCAGCACTTCCGCCTGATCGCCATTCACGCCAAGGACGGCGCAGCCCTGGGCCTGCGCTACGACCACGTGGCCAATGGCGAGGCGGTGCTCAGCGACATCATCAGCAAGCAAGGCGACGCTATCGTCGCCCATGCCGGCACCCAGGTCGACGCCAATGGCCACATCGTCTCGCTGTGGGAAATCAAGGATGGACAATTGGTGCGCCAACTGTCCGCCTACGACTACAACGAGCACGGCGACCTGATCTACGCCCAGGAAGAAAACGCGGCCGCCTGGCACTACCAGTACGACCGCCACCTCGTCACCCGCTACACCGACCGCACGGGTCGCGGCATCAACCTGGCCTACGACACCAGCATCGACAGCGGCGCCAATGCGAAAGCGATCCGCGAGTGGGCCGACGACGGCAGCCACGACACGCGGTTAGAGTGGGACAAGAACATCCGCCTGACCTACGTCACGGACGCGCTGGGCAATGAGACGCGCTATTACTACGACATCGCCGGCTACACCTACCGCACCGTCTACCCGGACGGGCTGGAAGAATGGTTCTACCGCGACAATGCGAAAAACGTCATCCGCCACATCCACACCGATGGCAACAGCGAGCATTTCCGCTACGACGACCACGGCAACCTGCTGACTCACACCCGTGCCGACGGCAGCCAGGTCCACTTCGAATACGACGCCAACCACCGCATCACAGGCATTCTCGATCCCGAAGGCGGCACGTGGAAGCGCGACTACGATGCGCAAGGCCACCTGGTCGAGGAAATCGACCCGCTCGGCAACAAAACGCAATATGCCTACGACAAGGCTGGACGCCCCGTCGAAGTCACCGATGCCAAGGGTGGCGTCAAGAAACTGGCCTACACCCCGGACGGCCAGCTCGCCAGCTACACCGATTGCTCCGGCCACAGCACCCAGTGGCAATACGACGAGCGCAAGCGCCTCATCAAAAGCTTCGACGCCGCCGGCAACATCACGCGCTATCGCTACACGCCAGTCAGCGTCGAAACGCTGACGCTGGCACTCAGCGAAGAAACCGGCAATCGCCCAGGCCAGCTCGAAGCCGTCATCCACCCTGACGGCAGCGAAGAGCAACTGCGCCACGACGCCGAAGGCCGGCTGCTGGCGCACATCGACGCGCTGCAACGCCGCACCGCCTACCGCTACACTGCGGCCGGCCTGATCGCGCAGCGAACGGATGCACTGGGCCACAACCTGCGCTACCGCTGGGACGCACTGGGCCGGCTGTCCACGCTGGAAAACGAAAACGGCAGCGTCTACCGCTTCCAGTACGACCCCGTTGGCCGGCTGCTGCAGGAACAGGGCTTCGATGGCAAGACCACCGACTACCGCTACCACGAAGGAACCGGCGTGCTGGCGGAAACCGAGGAAGCCGGCGTGACCACACGGCTCGAGTTCGACGCCATGGGCCGTCTCATGCAGCGCCGCGCCGCCGCGCCAGGCCAGCCCGAGCAAATCGAAACCTTCGCCTACTACGCCAGCGGCCAACTGGCCGACGCGAAAAACGAACACGCCCGGCTGCAATGGTTCTACGACCCCGCCGGCAATCTGGTACGCGAACACCAGCACTATCACGGCCCATTCCATCCGGACAAGCGCACGGCGGTCTGGCACCACCGCTACGACGAACTGAACCAGCGCATCGGCACGACCCGCCCCGACGGTCACCGCATCGATTGGCTGACGTATGGCGCAGGCCACGTGCACGGCCTGCTGCTCGATGGGCAGGAAATCGTGTCCTTCGAGCGCGATGCGCTGTATCAGGAAACCAGCCGCACGCAGGCTAATGGCCTGTTGCAAACGATGAAGTATGACCCGGCCGGGCGCCTGATCGAGCAACAGCTGGGCCGGAAGAACGTGGAGTTCCACCCCGGCCAGTATCGTCCGGACGTTCAGGTCGGCATGCAAGCGGCGATCCAGCGGCGCTACCGCTACGACCGCTCCGGCCAACTGACGAGCATCGACGACACCCGGCGCGGCCATATCGAATACCGCTACGATCCGATCGGACGGCTGCTGGCGGCAAATAGCGCGATGGGCCATGAGACCTTCGCCTTTGACCCGGCTAGCAACATCCAAGTGCCCAACACTGCGCAGCAGCACCAGAGCATTGCTACCCGCACCCTGCTGCCAAAAGTGCTGGATAACCTGCTCAAGGAATATGCCGGCACCAGCTACCGCTACGATGAACGAGGTAACCTCATCGAGCGCCTGCAGAACGGCCAGCGCGACACGTTCGAGTGGGATGCGTTCAATCGGATGGCACGCGCCGTCACGCGGCACGGCGTCACGACCTACGCCTACGATCCGTTGGGTCGGCGTATCGCCAAGCATAGCCAGGCCAGCGACGGCGCTACCATGCGAAATGCGACCCGGACCATGTACGGCTGGGATGGAGACACGCTGGCGTTGGAAAGCAGCATGCACCACGGCCATGCCACGAGCGATCGGACGGTTCATTATGTGTACGATCGCAACAGCTTCACGCCGCTGGTGCAGATTACGCAGAGTCGCATATTTGCACTTGCCCCTACCACAGATGTGAAAGCACTAATGGTAGGCAACGATGGCAAGTATGACATCGCAATCGATCCGCTATGGAACGGTGAGTACGAGCAGGAAGCCGAGCCCTTCGGCAAGGATGAGATCGCATTCTATCAGTGCGATCATCTGGGTACACCCCAAGAATTGACGGATCATCAGGGTAAGGTCGCGTGGTCCGCGCAGTCTAGGGCGTGGGGGCGAGCGAAGGTAGCGATCAGCGAGGCTGCATACAAGGCAGGAATTCGGAATCCGATCCGGTTCCAGGGCCAGTATATGGATGATGAGACGGGGCTGCATTACAACCGGTATCGGTATTACGACCCACATATCGGCAGATTCGTCTCCAGTGACCCTATCGGACTCCAGGGTGGCCTGAATATACATCTGTATGCTCCCAGCCCAACCGGTTGGATTGATCCGCTAGGACTGTTGCCCAGCGGTGGAACACCAGCGCTAATTGGTGGTGATTACCATCCCGACACGGTGGCAGCGAATTCAGCCCGAAATCAACAGTTTTATGGAAAGAAGTGTCCGACAGGCCATGCCGCAAAGGCTGTCAGCCTTGGGTACAGAAGAACCAATGAGTTGTCGCATGGACAACCGGTATATACCAATCCAAAGGCGCGAAGCGCTTTAAAGTATATCTCGCCTGATGCAGATGGGCACAACATTTCGAACGGGTGGAAAGGGGCGGATACTATTCCAAACCTGGGCAGCCGGCGCACGCGCTCGGGAACCTACGATGAAGATCTGAATAGAATTGGAGATTGA
- a CDS encoding formylglycine-generating enzyme family protein — protein MKNILLVLALAALAAVSGPLAAAGDAVIIPPMVMIKGGEFLMGSFDNPKDENYPTSEPVHAVKIKSFRLSKYETTVKQFRQFVEATGYQAKGDCWKLAANEWGIEVGQVAWDSPVNAPTDYHPVTCVSWNDAHAYLEWLSQQTGKHYRLPSEAEWEYASRAGGNARYPFGDDPAALCKHANVFDRGGKAAIARLTGKSRDEVKCHDGAEFTTVVGMYAPNAFGLHDMLGNVGEYVEDCQHLSYEGAPTDGSAWTSGCATFHGGAMAIHRGGSYNNGAVGASPTHRGHAGLDNRSSLGEGFRIAETIEDAAAQKSRAGKTAKPSAFEAGLASAQLAERASRERAKGSPK, from the coding sequence ATGAAAAACATCCTCCTTGTTTTAGCGCTGGCCGCCCTGGCTGCCGTCAGCGGCCCTCTGGCGGCGGCTGGCGATGCCGTGATCATCCCACCGATGGTAATGATTAAAGGCGGCGAATTCTTGATGGGCAGTTTTGACAATCCCAAGGACGAGAATTACCCGACCTCCGAACCGGTACATGCGGTCAAGATAAAGTCCTTCCGCTTGTCCAAGTACGAGACCACGGTGAAGCAATTCCGCCAATTCGTCGAGGCGACGGGCTATCAGGCCAAAGGCGACTGCTGGAAACTTGCCGCCAATGAATGGGGCATTGAAGTCGGACAGGTCGCATGGGATTCACCCGTTAATGCACCCACGGATTATCACCCGGTCACGTGCGTCAGCTGGAACGATGCCCATGCATATCTGGAATGGTTGTCCCAGCAAACCGGAAAACATTACCGCCTGCCCAGCGAGGCGGAATGGGAATACGCCTCGCGCGCAGGCGGCAATGCCCGCTATCCGTTTGGCGATGATCCCGCGGCCCTGTGCAAGCATGCCAATGTGTTCGACCGCGGCGGCAAGGCCGCCATCGCGCGACTGACGGGTAAATCCAGGGACGAAGTCAAATGCCATGACGGGGCGGAGTTCACCACGGTCGTGGGCATGTATGCACCCAATGCGTTCGGCTTGCATGACATGCTCGGCAACGTCGGCGAGTATGTCGAAGATTGCCAGCACCTGTCCTATGAAGGCGCGCCCACCGACGGCAGCGCGTGGACAAGCGGGTGCGCGACGTTCCACGGTGGGGCGATGGCGATCCATCGCGGCGGCAGCTACAACAATGGCGCGGTCGGTGCCAGCCCGACCCATCGCGGCCACGCGGGCTTGGACAATCGCAGCAGCCTCGGCGAAGGGTTCCGTATCGCCGAAACGATCGAAGACGCCGCCGCGCAAAAGAGCAGAGCCGGCAAGACCGCGAAGCCAAGTGCATTCGAGGCTGGCCTGGCCAGCGCGCAGCTGGCGGAACGCGCTAGCAGGGAGCGGGCAAAGGGCAGCCCGAAATAG
- a CDS encoding helix-turn-helix domain-containing protein: MLAAIEISTGLLGFFLAIPLIAMTGSRPANLWLGLFILSVSLLSLAFPMYSRFPALFGLFDWPLASVGPFFYCYVRSVTGLGNSLRQRWHFVPLALLVVALLYGRSQLSGPDLLGLLLRGSVFSMALLAFQVLAAGYALAALYRLSQYRQRLREHYSSIGQRDLIWLSWLSIIFIALLIIWIPSNLLGGFWSLLLILGRLITLYLVGWFGLRQTAVFMSPIGIGTVEESSPAVPAGEDRAAIISVTQSVASAEESPFGDPVDVGGHKYSRSGMTDAASHLIGQRLAHWAVHECGYRDPDIKLSDLAGRIGTSPQLLSQYLNDVLGMNFFGYINGLRVAEIHNMMRDPGNEARTLLDLAFAAGFNSKSTFNASFKKISGLAPSCWRRLHGWTSAPIGQDVAASASGQTSP, from the coding sequence ATGTTAGCCGCCATCGAAATTTCGACCGGCTTGCTTGGCTTTTTCCTGGCAATCCCGCTGATCGCGATGACCGGCAGTCGGCCGGCCAATCTATGGTTGGGCCTGTTTATCCTGTCAGTTTCCCTGCTGTCGCTGGCGTTCCCCATGTACAGCCGGTTTCCCGCGCTATTTGGCTTGTTCGACTGGCCGCTGGCCAGCGTCGGACCATTTTTCTATTGCTACGTGCGCAGCGTGACCGGCCTGGGTAATTCACTCCGGCAGCGCTGGCACTTCGTGCCGCTCGCGCTGCTGGTTGTCGCCCTGCTATATGGGCGCTCCCAACTCTCGGGACCGGACTTGTTGGGTTTGCTGCTGCGAGGATCGGTGTTCAGCATGGCGCTGCTGGCCTTTCAGGTGCTGGCGGCCGGCTACGCCCTGGCCGCGTTGTACCGGCTTAGCCAGTATCGGCAACGCTTGCGTGAGCACTATTCCTCGATCGGGCAGCGTGACCTGATCTGGCTGTCCTGGCTCAGCATTATATTTATCGCGTTATTGATCATCTGGATTCCGTCGAATCTGCTCGGTGGTTTCTGGAGCCTGCTGCTGATTCTCGGCCGTTTGATCACGTTGTATCTGGTTGGGTGGTTCGGCTTGCGCCAGACGGCGGTATTCATGTCCCCAATTGGCATAGGCACGGTGGAGGAATCCAGTCCGGCTGTTCCTGCCGGAGAAGACAGGGCCGCGATCATATCGGTGACTCAGTCGGTAGCGTCTGCTGAGGAGTCGCCTTTCGGCGACCCTGTTGACGTCGGCGGGCATAAATATTCCCGATCCGGCATGACGGACGCGGCAAGCCACTTGATTGGCCAGCGTCTGGCGCATTGGGCCGTGCACGAGTGCGGTTATCGCGATCCCGATATCAAATTGTCCGATCTGGCCGGACGCATCGGCACGTCGCCACAACTGCTGTCGCAATATCTCAATGATGTGCTGGGAATGAATTTTTTCGGATACATCAACGGTTTGCGGGTTGCGGAAATCCACAACATGATGCGCGACCCCGGCAATGAGGCACGCACGCTGCTCGACCTGGCGTTCGCGGCTGGCTTCAACAGCAAATCCACGTTCAACGCTTCCTTCAAGAAAATCAGTGGCTTGGCACCGTCCTGCTGGCGCCGCCTGCATGGATGGACGTCCGCGCCGATCGGCCAGGACGTTGCGGCAAGCGCGTCGGGGCAAACTTCCCCCTAG
- a CDS encoding flagellin, with amino-acid sequence MLSLHTNNAALSAQNSLTKTQSTLSTSMTRLSTGYRINSAMDDAAGLQIATRLKTQTSGMQVAMRNTQNSISLMQTAEGALDETTNILNRMKDLATQAADGSSTKDDQAAMQAEFDSLSNELGNIMTNTKFGGTNLLTDTTGKLSTTITFQIGSDKDEKMTADFSTEMTAVHSKIKLAATQYDGATGVAATAAGTEISGADAATGATNANATIKTLSDAIDSVGTMRSKLGAISNRLDHVYNNLSSISTNTKNASGRIMDVDFATESANMTSNQMLLQAGTAMLKQSNSQSSLVLSLLQ; translated from the coding sequence ATGCTGAGCCTTCACACCAACAACGCCGCCCTGTCCGCGCAGAACTCGCTGACCAAGACCCAGAGCACCCTGTCGACGTCGATGACCCGCCTGTCGACCGGCTACCGTATCAACTCCGCAATGGACGACGCTGCTGGCCTGCAGATCGCCACCCGCCTGAAGACCCAGACGAGCGGCATGCAAGTGGCAATGCGCAACACCCAGAACTCGATCTCGCTGATGCAGACCGCCGAAGGCGCGCTGGACGAGACCACCAACATCCTGAACCGCATGAAGGACCTGGCCACGCAAGCCGCCGACGGTTCCTCGACCAAGGACGACCAGGCCGCGATGCAAGCCGAATTCGACTCCCTGTCGAACGAACTGGGCAACATCATGACCAACACCAAGTTCGGCGGCACCAACCTGCTGACGGACACGACCGGTAAGCTGTCGACGACGATCACGTTCCAGATCGGTTCCGACAAGGACGAAAAGATGACGGCCGACTTCTCGACCGAGATGACCGCCGTGCACTCGAAGATCAAGCTGGCCGCCACGCAGTACGACGGCGCCACCGGTGTCGCCGCGACCGCGGCCGGTACGGAAATCTCCGGTGCCGACGCTGCCACCGGCGCGACCAACGCCAACGCGACGATCAAGACCCTGTCGGACGCCATCGACTCCGTCGGCACGATGCGCTCGAAGCTGGGTGCGATCTCGAACCGCCTGGACCACGTCTACAACAACCTGTCGAGCATCTCGACCAACACGAAGAACGCATCCGGCCGCATCATGGACGTGGACTTCGCGACGGAATCGGCCAACATGACGTCGAACCAGATGCTGCTGCAAGCCGGCACCGCGATGCTGAAGCAGTCCAACAGCCAGTCCTCGCTGGTCCTGTCGCTGCTGCAGTAA